One region of Lebetimonas natsushimae genomic DNA includes:
- the uvrC gene encoding excinuclease ABC subunit UvrC produces the protein MQEIIKKLPDSPGVYQYFDENGKLLYIGKAKSLRKRVKSYFRFNPFRPADNLSPRIYKMITEAKKLNYIVVESENDALILENSLIKQLKPKYNILLRDDKTYPYIYIDLDEAFPRPEITRKVIKGKNIKYFGPFSSGASAILKTIYEEIPLVQSKTCLKGKKACLYHQIGKCLAPCVGKITPKEYKKYIDEAIELILNKEKILNILYKKMKKFAENLQFEEAAKIRDRIKSIESAEIYSNVDLAKLEDLDIFVVESFRNKGIVIRIFVRAGKVVSSTHNIIKSQTQIDKDETYKRAILEFYNTETPFTSSKILVGEDFEERKEVADFLSEKFNKKISIITPTTKERKNLINLAKINANEIMKNQKEENILLEIKKLFNLQNIPYKIEVFDTSHMQGEATVGAMIVWEGKFKKDEYRHYHLEGKDEYSQMRELLTRRAKSFEKTSPPELWLIDGGPAQINIAKEIIDSTGANVDILGIAKEKIDAKAHRAKGGAKDKIYFHWRMENGEWEIKKMELSVNDKRLMFLQKLRDEAHRFAIEFHRKTKRKKDTEIELLKIKGIGKAKMTKLLNYFGSFENIKKAGLEELEKVLNKKDASTIYNFYNQN, from the coding sequence TTGCAAGAGATTATAAAAAAACTTCCAGATAGTCCCGGCGTTTATCAGTATTTTGATGAAAACGGAAAACTTTTATATATAGGAAAAGCAAAAAGTCTCAGAAAAAGGGTAAAAAGCTATTTCAGATTCAATCCATTCAGACCTGCCGACAATCTCTCTCCCAGAATTTATAAAATGATAACTGAAGCCAAAAAACTTAACTATATAGTAGTTGAAAGTGAAAACGATGCTTTAATACTTGAAAATTCACTAATCAAACAATTAAAACCAAAATATAACATACTGTTAAGAGATGACAAAACATATCCTTATATTTACATAGATTTAGACGAAGCTTTTCCAAGACCTGAAATAACAAGAAAAGTAATTAAAGGTAAAAACATAAAATATTTCGGACCATTCAGCAGCGGTGCCTCTGCCATATTAAAAACTATTTATGAAGAAATTCCGCTAGTCCAGTCTAAAACCTGCCTGAAAGGTAAAAAAGCATGTCTTTATCATCAGATAGGAAAATGTTTAGCCCCCTGCGTTGGGAAAATCACCCCAAAAGAATATAAAAAATATATAGATGAAGCAATAGAACTTATTTTAAACAAAGAAAAAATTTTAAATATCCTTTATAAAAAAATGAAAAAATTTGCCGAAAATCTTCAGTTTGAAGAAGCGGCCAAAATAAGGGATAGAATAAAATCCATAGAAAGTGCGGAAATTTATTCAAATGTGGATTTGGCAAAACTGGAAGATTTGGATATTTTTGTAGTTGAGAGTTTCAGGAACAAAGGAATCGTAATAAGGATATTTGTAAGAGCCGGAAAAGTGGTTTCAAGCACTCATAATATTATAAAATCACAAACGCAAATAGATAAAGACGAAACTTATAAAAGAGCAATTTTAGAATTTTATAACACTGAAACTCCTTTTACCTCATCAAAAATTTTAGTAGGTGAAGATTTTGAAGAGAGAAAGGAAGTAGCTGATTTTCTCAGTGAAAAATTTAATAAAAAAATTTCAATTATTACCCCTACCACAAAAGAGAGGAAAAATTTAATAAATCTTGCCAAAATAAACGCAAACGAAATTATGAAAAATCAAAAAGAAGAAAATATACTTCTTGAAATTAAAAAACTCTTTAATCTTCAAAACATTCCATACAAAATAGAAGTTTTTGACACATCCCATATGCAAGGAGAGGCAACGGTAGGCGCTATGATCGTATGGGAGGGTAAATTTAAAAAAGATGAATACCGTCATTACCACTTGGAGGGAAAAGATGAATATTCCCAAATGAGAGAGTTATTAACAAGACGGGCAAAAAGTTTTGAAAAAACTTCTCCGCCTGAACTTTGGCTGATTGACGGAGGACCTGCTCAAATAAATATAGCAAAAGAGATAATAGATTCAACTGGAGCCAATGTAGATATTTTGGGAATTGCAAAAGAAAAAATAGATGCAAAAGCCCACAGGGCAAAAGGCGGAGCAAAAGATAAGATTTATTTTCATTGGAGAATGGAGAATGGAGAATGGGAAATTAAAAAAATGGAACTAAGCGTTAATGATAAAAGACTTATGTTTTTACAAAAATTAAGAGATGAAGCCCATCGTTTTGCAATAGAATTTCACAGAAAGACAAAAAGAAAAAAAGACACCGAGATTGAACTATTAAAAATTAAAGGAATAGGAAAAGCCAAAATGACAAAACTTTTAAATTATTTTGGAAGTTTTGAAAATATCAAAAAAGCTGGTTTAGAAGAATTAGAAAAAGTATTAAATAAAAAAGATGCTTCAACTATATATAATTTTTATAATCAAAACTAA
- the abc-f gene encoding ribosomal protection-like ABC-F family protein, with the protein MALIDLIDVSKKFEAQKILCNVEFHLEENERVALIGKNGSGKSTLMKIIDKTIEPDSGEIITKNGIKIKRLKQTPSFPTGLSVREAIENELTEFKEAYKKYLKLTEDFAKNPENSQIQAEMDKISKFLDYHNAWNLDDRIERIMQEFDLKKYENKDINLLSGGEQRRVALASLLLQKPDVLLLDEPTNHLDVYMTEFLEETLLKDKYTFIVVSHDRYFIDRVATRVIELENCRLRSFKGGYADYLKQKEELLKAKEKEFENELRLLKREEEWLSRGVKARLKRNEGRKKRVLELKEKVKEDKREIRQIEMQLKRELLAKEDEKINKKKVMFEIENLTKSLGNKLLIKNFTTRILQKDKIAIVGKNGSGKSTFLKLIIGEEKPDSGIIKIGENVKIGYLDQRKSMLDDSKDLIETFCPEGGDRVNVRGRSMHVYGYLREFLFPPEYLTKKIGVLSGGEKTRVALALLFTKDFDVLILDEPTNDLDIPTINILEEYLIDYEGSVIFVSHDRYFVDKIAKKLFIFKGDGVVEESYIPYTEYLEIEKELKLLETEKQKIKNEKPKPKRKQTKLSYKEQRELEELPKLIDELETSIAEIEECLSNPDCYNKKGLMTLTNELEEIKKLYDEKVERYLELEEKRELLEGK; encoded by the coding sequence GTGGCTTTAATAGATTTAATTGATGTCAGTAAAAAATTTGAGGCTCAAAAAATTCTATGCAATGTTGAATTTCATTTAGAAGAAAATGAAAGAGTCGCATTAATAGGCAAAAACGGGAGCGGAAAATCCACTCTTATGAAAATAATTGATAAAACAATCGAGCCTGACAGCGGAGAAATCATTACAAAAAACGGCATAAAAATAAAAAGACTAAAACAGACTCCCTCTTTTCCCACAGGACTTAGCGTAAGAGAAGCCATTGAAAACGAACTCACCGAATTTAAAGAAGCTTATAAAAAATATTTAAAATTAACCGAAGATTTTGCCAAAAATCCTGAAAATTCACAGATTCAGGCTGAAATGGACAAAATCTCAAAATTTCTTGATTACCACAACGCCTGGAATTTAGATGACAGAATTGAAAGAATAATGCAGGAATTTGATTTAAAAAAATATGAAAATAAAGATATTAATTTACTCAGCGGGGGAGAACAAAGAAGAGTGGCTCTTGCATCACTTCTTCTTCAAAAGCCTGATGTCCTGCTTCTGGATGAGCCCACCAACCATTTAGATGTATATATGACAGAATTTTTGGAAGAAACCTTGCTTAAAGACAAATATACATTTATTGTAGTAAGCCATGACAGATATTTTATCGACAGGGTTGCCACAAGGGTAATTGAACTTGAAAACTGCCGCCTCAGAAGTTTTAAAGGCGGATATGCCGATTATCTTAAACAAAAAGAAGAACTTCTCAAAGCCAAGGAAAAAGAATTCGAAAATGAACTGAGACTTCTTAAAAGAGAAGAAGAGTGGCTAAGCCGTGGGGTTAAGGCAAGGCTTAAAAGAAATGAGGGAAGAAAAAAAAGAGTACTTGAATTAAAAGAAAAGGTAAAAGAGGATAAAAGAGAAATCCGTCAAATTGAAATGCAGTTAAAACGTGAGCTTCTTGCAAAAGAAGATGAAAAAATAAATAAAAAAAAGGTTATGTTTGAAATTGAAAATCTTACAAAAAGCCTTGGAAACAAACTTTTAATAAAAAATTTCACTACAAGAATACTTCAAAAAGACAAAATTGCAATTGTAGGAAAAAACGGAAGCGGAAAATCCACATTTTTAAAACTGATTATCGGAGAAGAAAAGCCTGATAGCGGAATAATAAAAATCGGTGAAAATGTAAAAATAGGATATTTGGACCAGAGAAAATCTATGCTTGATGATAGTAAGGATTTAATAGAAACTTTCTGTCCCGAAGGTGGTGATCGGGTAAATGTAAGAGGCAGAAGTATGCATGTTTACGGATATTTAAGGGAATTTCTTTTTCCTCCTGAATATTTAACAAAAAAAATAGGCGTTTTAAGTGGCGGTGAAAAGACAAGGGTTGCCCTTGCCCTTCTTTTTACAAAAGATTTTGATGTATTAATTTTAGACGAACCCACAAACGACCTTGATATTCCAACAATAAATATTTTGGAAGAATATCTGATTGATTATGAAGGAAGTGTTATATTTGTAAGCCATGACAGATATTTTGTAGATAAAATAGCAAAAAAACTGTTTATTTTTAAAGGTGACGGAGTTGTAGAAGAAAGTTATATTCCTTACACTGAATATCTTGAAATAGAAAAAGAGCTAAAACTTTTAGAAACAGAAAAACAAAAAATAAAAAATGAAAAACCAAAACCTAAAAGAAAACAGACAAAACTTTCATATAAAGAACAGCGGGAACTTGAAGAACTTCCAAAATTGATAGACGAACTCGAAACTTCAATTGCTGAAATTGAAGAATGTTTAAGTAATCCGGACTGTTATAATAAAAAAGGCCTTATGACTCTTACAAACGAACTTGAAGAAATTAAAAAACTTTATGATGAAAAAGTAGAAAGATATTTAGAATTAGAAGAAAAAAGAGAATTACTTGAAGGTAAATAA
- a CDS encoding TonB-dependent receptor plug domain-containing protein, which translates to MKKLYLIFFILINLYAHDENLLKTLNEVNEIAFQTKLNIDKTPSNVTVLKRDFIQKTGAETLFELLKYIPGIQTSISSSGKKELIVRGNKSIYRDKIKFLINGISVTNNLYSNQFYYYDFPTSLIKRVEITLTPDAVTYGDNAFLGVINIITLDNLNDNQFTFYQNNKNQTLFSVFQKLNNLTLDAYCFYSDPHIQPVKTFLTEINTYNTVLYRENSPNENEKNLGLGIEYKKENSTLQYRINYSRKGNYFGIVNLPPIKDDKYVITIYQYLNYNYSVYLNDFWKNSVNIGIKNYKWDGEYRLFPYDFNETIDNNPDNDIIFGAVLHEYEIYLNNTLTFINESHITNFLFSIKYARPYNYYINEIYGNNFVLKKNIKRKIYEFGIEDLYFLNDKFSLIYGGRYSHYNHFGSNFSYKIGGVYNLNDLTTFKLLFNTAFRAPSWVELYSKSIVSFNGNTDLNPEKIKMAEFIYDQKLNKNNKFKFAFYFGKEYDYIDRAFSQTKGKEIYKNLGNLLIRGFEINYKKLFKKGLFGLSYSYNNNKALFSNMVIPGIDEFKCLGIRKNIFNTFLNYKINKNFDFFVSSFYGSKIKKIYYDYVNDLFTINANISFNKNKFIFKIGVDNITNHKNFDYSLPNDSIYGRYAFSQENTVIPELGRKIYFNFIKKW; encoded by the coding sequence ATGAAAAAATTATATCTTATATTTTTTATTTTAATAAATCTTTATGCACATGATGAAAATTTATTAAAAACTTTAAATGAGGTTAATGAAATTGCTTTTCAGACAAAATTAAATATTGATAAGACACCGTCAAATGTAACAGTGTTAAAAAGAGATTTTATTCAAAAAACCGGTGCTGAAACATTGTTTGAATTATTAAAATATATTCCAGGTATTCAAACTTCCATAAGCAGTTCTGGCAAAAAAGAACTGATTGTTAGAGGAAATAAATCAATTTACAGAGATAAAATAAAATTTTTAATAAACGGAATAAGTGTAACAAACAATCTTTATTCTAATCAGTTTTATTATTACGATTTTCCTACCTCATTAATTAAAAGAGTGGAAATAACATTAACTCCTGATGCTGTAACATATGGAGACAATGCATTTTTAGGAGTTATTAATATAATTACTTTAGACAATTTGAATGATAATCAATTTACTTTTTATCAAAATAATAAAAATCAAACTTTGTTTTCTGTATTTCAAAAATTAAATAATTTAACATTGGATGCATATTGTTTTTATTCCGATCCGCATATTCAACCAGTAAAAACATTTTTAACTGAAATTAATACATATAATACTGTTTTGTATAGGGAAAATTCTCCTAATGAAAATGAAAAAAATTTAGGACTTGGAATTGAATATAAAAAAGAAAATTCTACATTACAGTACAGAATAAATTACTCTAGAAAAGGCAACTATTTTGGAATAGTGAATTTACCGCCCATAAAAGATGATAAATATGTAATAACAATTTATCAGTATTTAAATTATAATTATTCAGTATATTTAAACGATTTTTGGAAAAACAGTGTAAATATCGGTATTAAAAATTATAAATGGGATGGTGAATATAGACTGTTTCCTTATGATTTCAATGAAACTATAGATAATAATCCTGATAATGATATTATATTTGGTGCAGTGTTACATGAGTATGAAATTTATTTAAACAATACACTGACTTTTATAAATGAAAGTCATATAACAAATTTTTTGTTTAGTATTAAATATGCAAGACCTTATAATTATTACATTAATGAAATTTATGGAAACAATTTTGTTTTAAAAAAAAATATTAAAAGAAAAATTTATGAATTTGGAATTGAGGATTTATATTTTTTAAATGATAAATTTTCATTAATTTACGGAGGTAGGTATTCTCATTATAATCATTTTGGAAGTAACTTTTCTTATAAAATTGGTGGCGTTTACAATTTAAATGACCTAACAACATTTAAACTGCTTTTTAATACAGCATTCAGGGCACCTTCATGGGTAGAATTGTATAGTAAAAGCATAGTCAGTTTTAACGGAAATACAGATTTAAATCCAGAAAAAATAAAAATGGCTGAATTTATTTACGACCAAAAATTAAATAAAAACAATAAATTTAAATTTGCTTTTTATTTCGGAAAAGAATATGATTATATTGATAGGGCTTTTTCTCAAACTAAAGGGAAAGAAATTTATAAAAATTTAGGGAATCTTTTGATTAGGGGATTTGAAATAAATTATAAAAAATTATTTAAAAAAGGGTTGTTTGGCTTATCTTATTCATATAATAATAATAAGGCATTGTTTTCTAATATGGTTATACCAGGTATAGATGAATTTAAGTGTTTGGGTATAAGAAAAAATATTTTTAATACATTTCTTAATTATAAAATTAATAAAAATTTTGATTTTTTTGTTTCTAGCTTTTATGGAAGTAAAATAAAAAAAATTTATTATGATTATGTGAATGATCTTTTTACAATAAATGCTAATATTTCTTTTAATAAAAATAAATTTATTTTTAAAATAGGTGTTGACAATATTACTAATCATAAAAATTTTGATTATTCTCTCCCAAACGATTCAATATATGGAAGATATGCTTTTTCACAAGAAAATACTGTGATACCGGAACTTGGAAGAAAAATTTATTTTAATTTTATAAAGAAATGGTAA
- a CDS encoding bifunctional riboflavin kinase/FAD synthetase: MKTAAIGGFDGMHTAHQELLKRADIFIIIEKGSSITPGFDRCYYTNLGCEYFLLENIKNLTPVEFIEILKKMNVKKLVLGEDFRFGKNRSGDINILKNFFEVEIIKEIKIDGIGVHSHIIRKFIKEDIKKANRFLGRNYKIKGTQIKGQGLGNKKLVPTINIELFKPYIIPKEGVYITKTNNLLSLTFIGIRSTDNNFSIETHIIDNEKWIMNNGKLMEIEFIDFLRENKKFNTLIELKHQIKKDIEYLKSSYKH; encoded by the coding sequence ATGAAAACAGCAGCAATAGGCGGGTTTGACGGAATGCATACAGCACATCAGGAATTGTTAAAAAGAGCGGATATTTTTATTATTATAGAAAAAGGAAGTTCTATCACTCCCGGATTTGACAGATGTTATTATACAAATTTAGGATGCGAGTATTTTTTACTTGAAAATATTAAAAATCTGACTCCTGTTGAATTTATAGAAATTTTAAAAAAAATGAATGTTAAAAAACTTGTTTTAGGGGAGGATTTCAGATTTGGAAAAAACAGAAGCGGTGATATAAATATACTTAAAAATTTTTTCGAAGTTGAAATTATTAAAGAGATAAAAATTGATGGAATCGGGGTACATTCCCACATAATAAGAAAATTTATAAAAGAGGATATAAAAAAAGCAAACAGATTTTTAGGAAGAAATTATAAAATAAAAGGCACTCAGATAAAAGGTCAAGGACTCGGTAATAAAAAACTTGTCCCTACTATAAATATAGAACTTTTTAAGCCATATATAATTCCAAAAGAGGGAGTTTATATAACAAAAACAAATAATTTATTATCATTAACCTTTATTGGTATCCGTTCGACCGATAATAATTTTTCTATTGAAACACATATAATTGATAATGAAAAATGGATAATGAATAATGGAAAATTAATGGAAATTGAATTTATCGATTTTTTAAGGGAAAACAAAAAATTTAATACTTTAATAGAATTAAAACATCAGATAAAAAAAGATATAGAATATTTAAAGAGTAGCTACAAACACTGA
- a CDS encoding EAL domain-containing protein yields MKNKFSLLNIINFFSITLLIVFISYVFIDFKVIFKSLEDIQKAKIEEYLKAKSSIIAPLIKYGFNGLTKEELKKLDENIKYIKIKTSTFTYEKGLKKNLKIIKLPLYYSNEKLGEIEIGYNDSGLLKKFSNKYFQKVTIYLIFVLVLFFVVYIFLRNKLSNLNRLAQKIEKINYRKIKQIELLDNYYEIKNITKSINHLLNQINNFYLHQKTLIKKLFLFKKQLETAQKIAKMFTWEYNCENDEFLAQNFHMKKKLGFKNFDEFLNSLNNKERFFHEVKKACKENNEFEILLKVENKEFYFRVQGKTNLKQNKKNVIGVFIDITDEIKKQEQIKYLAYHDPLTGLINRMYLKEQLELLLNITKRNNKKLALVFIDLDNFKFINDTFGHDIGDSLLVEVSKKLQNSIRRSDLISRIGGDEFILVLNNIKNKSDVEEIMKKIKNGLQTPIYILNHKLETTFSAGISIFPDDADDTEDLLKFADIAMYESKKQGKNRYIFINEELKKEIKKYYLLVDELKNALKKDHELILYFQPKIDINSKKVSGVEALIRWQHPQRGFLTPNYFIDIAEKANLVSLIDDYVLEKGIKTLKKWQNDNYLNNLTLAINISANKFNENNFIEQLKYLINQYKINPEKLQIEITETLCMQNVYHTIKMLNEIKSMGIKIALDDFGTGYSSLNYLKKIPFDVLKIDQTFVKDLLEDKDDLTITKMIVEISKILNKINVAEGVENENILNLLSDLGVSIIQGYYFSKPVSEEELKKYIISFDYKNYI; encoded by the coding sequence ATGAAAAATAAATTTTCTTTATTAAATATTATAAATTTTTTCTCAATAACTTTATTAATTGTTTTTATAAGTTACGTTTTTATTGATTTTAAAGTTATTTTTAAATCTTTAGAAGATATACAAAAAGCTAAAATTGAAGAATATTTGAAAGCAAAAAGTAGTATTATAGCTCCTCTGATTAAATATGGATTTAACGGTTTGACTAAGGAAGAATTAAAAAAATTGGATGAGAATATAAAATATATAAAAATAAAAACAAGTACTTTTACGTATGAAAAAGGACTGAAAAAAAATTTAAAAATAATAAAACTGCCGTTATATTACAGTAATGAAAAATTAGGGGAAATTGAAATTGGATATAATGACAGTGGATTGTTAAAAAAATTTTCAAACAAATATTTTCAAAAAGTAACCATTTATTTAATTTTTGTTTTAGTTTTATTTTTTGTTGTTTATATCTTTTTAAGAAATAAGTTGTCGAATTTAAACAGACTAGCCCAAAAAATAGAAAAAATAAATTATAGAAAAATAAAACAAATAGAATTATTGGACAATTATTATGAGATTAAAAATATTACAAAATCTATAAATCATTTATTAAATCAAATTAATAATTTTTATTTACATCAAAAAACACTTATTAAAAAATTATTTCTTTTTAAGAAACAGTTAGAAACTGCTCAAAAAATAGCTAAAATGTTTACTTGGGAATATAACTGCGAAAATGATGAATTTTTAGCACAAAATTTTCATATGAAAAAGAAATTAGGATTTAAAAATTTTGATGAATTTTTAAATTCATTAAATAATAAAGAAAGATTCTTTCATGAAGTTAAAAAAGCTTGTAAAGAAAATAATGAATTTGAAATATTATTAAAGGTAGAAAATAAAGAATTTTATTTTAGAGTACAAGGAAAAACAAATTTAAAACAAAATAAAAAAAATGTTATTGGTGTTTTCATTGATATAACAGATGAAATAAAGAAACAAGAACAAATAAAATATTTGGCATATCACGATCCTTTAACAGGGTTAATCAACAGAATGTATTTAAAAGAACAATTGGAATTATTACTTAATATTACAAAAAGAAACAACAAAAAACTTGCACTCGTTTTTATTGATTTAGATAATTTTAAATTTATTAACGATACATTCGGTCATGATATAGGGGATTCGCTTTTAGTTGAAGTTTCTAAAAAATTACAAAATTCCATTAGGAGGAGTGATCTTATTTCAAGAATCGGCGGAGATGAATTTATTTTGGTTTTAAATAATATTAAAAATAAAAGTGATGTTGAAGAAATTATGAAAAAAATAAAAAATGGACTTCAAACACCAATTTATATATTAAATCACAAATTGGAAACTACATTCAGTGCGGGTATTTCAATATTCCCAGATGATGCTGATGATACAGAAGATTTACTTAAATTTGCGGATATTGCAATGTATGAATCTAAAAAGCAGGGGAAAAACAGATACATTTTTATTAATGAAGAATTAAAAAAAGAGATAAAAAAATATTATTTGTTAGTAGATGAATTAAAAAACGCATTAAAAAAAGATCATGAACTTATTTTATATTTTCAGCCAAAAATCGATATAAATTCAAAAAAAGTAAGCGGTGTTGAGGCATTAATAAGATGGCAGCATCCACAAAGGGGATTTTTAACTCCAAATTATTTTATAGATATAGCAGAAAAGGCGAATTTAGTAAGTTTGATTGATGATTATGTTTTAGAAAAAGGTATTAAAACATTAAAGAAATGGCAAAATGATAATTATTTAAATAATTTAACTTTAGCGATAAATATTTCTGCTAATAAATTCAATGAAAATAATTTTATAGAACAGCTTAAGTATTTAATTAATCAATATAAAATAAATCCTGAAAAATTACAGATAGAAATTACAGAAACACTTTGTATGCAGAATGTATACCATACCATAAAAATGTTAAATGAAATAAAATCTATGGGAATAAAAATAGCCCTTGATGATTTTGGAACAGGATACTCATCATTAAATTACCTTAAAAAAATTCCTTTTGATGTTTTAAAAATAGATCAAACATTTGTAAAAGATCTGTTAGAGGATAAAGACGATTTAACAATTACTAAAATGATAGTGGAAATAAGTAAAATTTTAAATAAAATAAATGTTGCCGAAGGTGTCGAAAATGAAAATATTCTTAATCTTTTGTCAGATTTGGGAGTTTCAATAATTCAGGGATATTATTTTTCAAAACCGGTTTCAGAAGAAGAGTTGAAAAAATATATAATTAGTTTTGATTATAAAAATTATATATAG
- a CDS encoding YihY family inner membrane protein, whose amino-acid sequence MKEIIKKIFNLKYLKHIKKDIINEITLYAAGLSFYTIFSLVPILLIILSFIASSPFFADIYDKLEGFISSNLLPSNKEIISNYLQNFLTNSSKMGIIGGIYIIVTSILFFNNFEEIVSKIFNQPKRNIWERIKLYWTMLTLFPILFGVAMYLSIKFQFFLDKSTLTSWIQFGKILPFLLIWMTFFLSYKIILINETTKSTLISSLLVSVAFFIAKNIFIYYVLINKTYTSIYGSIATLMFVFLWIYINWIIYISGIYIIKYLDIITQKKEQ is encoded by the coding sequence ATGAAGGAAATAATAAAAAAAATCTTTAACTTAAAATATTTAAAACATATAAAAAAGGACATAATCAATGAAATAACTCTTTATGCTGCAGGCCTTAGCTTTTATACAATCTTTTCATTAGTTCCAATTCTGTTGATAATTTTATCCTTTATTGCGTCATCTCCTTTTTTTGCTGATATTTATGATAAACTTGAAGGGTTTATCTCATCAAATCTTCTTCCATCAAACAAAGAAATAATTTCAAATTATTTACAAAACTTTCTTACAAATTCTTCAAAAATGGGAATAATCGGAGGAATATATATAATAGTCACTTCGATTTTATTTTTTAACAACTTCGAAGAAATAGTCTCAAAAATATTTAATCAGCCCAAAAGAAATATTTGGGAGAGAATAAAACTTTATTGGACAATGCTTACACTTTTTCCAATTCTTTTTGGGGTGGCAATGTATTTATCAATCAAATTTCAGTTTTTTCTTGATAAATCCACTTTAACCTCTTGGATACAATTTGGAAAAATACTGCCGTTTCTGCTCATTTGGATGACTTTCTTTCTTTCATATAAAATAATTTTAATAAATGAAACTACAAAATCAACCCTTATTTCATCTTTGTTGGTATCTGTAGCATTTTTTATAGCAAAAAACATATTTATATATTATGTACTAATCAATAAAACCTATACTTCAATTTACGGTTCTATTGCCACCTTAATGTTTGTATTTTTATGGATTTATATCAACTGGATTATTTATATAAGCGGAATATATATAATTAAATATTTAGATATAATAACACAAAAAAAGGAGCAATAA